One region of Triticum aestivum cultivar Chinese Spring chromosome 6B, IWGSC CS RefSeq v2.1, whole genome shotgun sequence genomic DNA includes:
- the LOC123136932 gene encoding uncharacterized protein, which produces MDVVQTIASAAQLVSAMVSAVGALEQAAADAAEAPRRLQVLEDFVSDLEVLVQQAKQKHAHKMHGPQLERQFQSLSRLMDQLRANIIKARRALKKGKGKGLARVVWSSVVGDPLMKYIQLIRDDLNWWLELQKLTENVGKAIASTAKATPSLVRVKSEQGYPVSEKCGYVRDILERDDGHRVVLIVGLSGIGKSCLARQIASQPPGNFVDGAIELSFGRWCSRAACNGSRSEYHKRLVRKISKLLVQIGSMTVNEDTSKDLEDVCCLLQNALVGKSMLILLDDVWEQDIVDRFTKLYGNGCRYLVTTRDEAVYEIAEAEKVEISKDDIKKISKGILLYHSLLSAEELPPVADDLLDSCGHHPLTVAVLGKALRKETRMEKWEKAISNLSTYATCAPGPVSYVNEKEVETTLTIFGSFEFSLEAMPENSRRFFMVLAAISWEEPVPEACLESVWSALVQDSLFPIVVSKLVEGSLIIKLEYQSMYHMHDMVFLYLENKANDAAHTLLTDSFPEYAALVAPWLFIFGKETVKGPAEQKMRSFFSLLEFMEIEILLGSTTQALMACKSIPEFEASRLGFSKMLGPRIAELISVGSQALIVAVTKAITVVFFQGDYANLAQSIETAGSVDKLICVLRGYVDSSSLANVSAVLAKVSEHVSAKTADEILSSIPMDKIAELLSPENDEWHEIVFTTLASLIKVGNLMAVEIMIEAGVDKKLLVLLGCSSEISQHHAIIMLKTFCELGAPLKECMGPGLLIHLPWHARLALERFVLSDQNVAPSPKPQYFEVLLHRILQTDSKDIIEAIQGLLPLAERANDPRVQDLLLGSNLCDRLAFLLQRREPENNQVRSQTAFLVMKLACTGAEPYIRRFLELNIVHELIAMMQSSTNDLQDSAYHALHQIVYAKGGSLVLQRFLQLGTIEKLVNLLDRKCVKTKDLTVQLLVDIVAVGTKPCIQRMLSSQVIEKLVSLEKAGGSFSGSVSRYIHGLNMCENIQSAERAVMKQHILRKVRSAVRGHDLETSLIASVEVCVSEGTKGASSSRRNK; this is translated from the exons ATGGACGTCGTGCAAACAATCGCCTCGGCCGCGCAGCTGGTGTCTGCAATGGTGTCCGCGGTGGGAGCGCTGGAGCAGGCGGCCGCGGACGCCGCTGAGGCTCCAAGGAGGCTCCAGGTGCTCGAGGACTTCGTGTCGGACCTTGAGGTGTTGGTGCAGCAGGCTAAGCAGAAGCACGCGCACAAGATGCACGGCCCGCAGCTGGAGCGCCAGTTTCAGAGCTTGAGCAGGCTCATGGATCAGCTCCGTGCCAATATCATCAAGGCGAGGCGAGCCTTGAAGAAAGGGAAAGGGAAGGGCTTGGCTAGGGTGGTTTGGAGCTCGGTGGTGGGAGACCCCCTCATGAAGTACATTCAGCTGATCAGAGATGACCTCAACTGGTGGCTGGAATTGCAGAAGTTGACAGAGAACGTAGGCAAAGCTATAGCGTCTACTGCTAAGGCCACGCCATCGTTGGTCAGAGTCAAGTCTGAGCAGGGCTATCCAGTGTCAGAGAAGTGTGGCTATGTTAGGGACATTTTGGAGAGAGATGATGGTCATCGAGTTGTCCTGATTGTTGGATTATCTGGTATTGGGAAGTCGTGCCTCGCTCGACAAATAGCTTCTCAGCCGCCTGGTAATTTTGTGGATGGCGCAATTGAGCTCAGTTTTGGCCGGTGGTGCAGTAGAGCAGCTTGTAATGGAAGCAGAAGTGAGTACCATAAACGTCTTGTTAGGAAGATAAGCAAATTGCTAGTGCAGATTGGTTCCATGACTGTCAACGAGGACACGAGCAAAGATCTTGAAGATGTGTGTTGCTTACTTCAGAACGCGTTGGTTGGAAAGAGTATGTTAATACTACTCGATGACGTCTGGGAGCAAGACATAGTTGATCGCTTCACCAAGCTATATGGTAATGGTTGCCGGTATCTTGTGACAACAAGGGATGAAGCAGTTTATGAGATAGCAGAAGCTGAAAAGGTAGAAATATCCAAAGATGACATCAAGAAAATCAGCAAGGGCATTCTTCTCTATCATAGTCTGCTTAGTGCTGAAGAGCTTCCG CCTGTTGCAGACGACTTGCTGGACAGTTGTGGGCACCATCCCCTTACAGTTGCTGTCTTAGGTAAGGCCCTAAGGAAGGAGACCAGAATGGAAAAATGGGAGAAAGCAATATCCAACCTTTCCACATATGCAACTTGTGCACCAGGTCCAGTTTCATATGTGAACGAGAAAGAAGTTGAGACCACCTTGACCATATTTGGATCTTTTGAGTTCAGCTTGGAAGCAATGCCTGAAAATTCACGAAGGTTTTTCATGGTTCTCGCAGCTATTTCATGGGAAGAACCTGTTCCAGAGGCATGCCTTGAATCCGTCTGGTCAGCACTTGTGCAGGACAGTTTATTCCCTATTGTGGTTTCAAAACTAGTAGAAGGCTCACTCATCATCAAACTGGAATACCAATCGATGTATCATATGCATGACATGGTTTTTCTCTACCTTGAGAACAAAGCAAATGATGCTGCTCATACTCTTCTGACCGATTCATTTCCTGAGTATGCTGCATTGGTGGCTCCTTGGCTTTTTATTTTTGGCAAAGAGACCGTGAAAGGGCCAGCTGAGCAGAAGATGAGATCATTCTTTTCTTTGCTAGAGTTCATGGAGATTGAAATCTTACTGGGAAGCACCACCCAAGCTCTCATGGCATGCAAATCAATACCTGAATTTGAGGCTAGCAGGCTTGGCTTTAGCAAAATGCTTGGACCTCGAATAGCGGAGCTAATTTCTGTTGGGTCACAAGCTCTTATTGTTGCTGTCACTAAAGCTATTACAGTCGTCTTTTTCCAAGGAGACTATGCAAATCTCGCCCAATCTATTGAAACAGCAGGTTCTGTTGATAAATTAATATGTGTTCTTCGTGGCTATGTGGATTCTTCATCTCTAGCCAACGTTTCTGCTGTTCTTGCCAAGGTATCTGAGCATGTCAGTGCCAAAACTGCCGACGAAATTTTGTCAAGCATTCCCATGGACAAAATTGCAGAACTACTGTCTCCAGAAAATGACGAGTGGCATGAAATTGTGTTCACAACTCTAGCATCACTGATAAAAGTGGGAAATTTAATGGCTGTCGAGATAATGATCGAAGCAGGAGTTGACAAGAAGCTCCTTGTACTTTTAGGTTGCAGTTCTGAGATCTCACAGCATCATGCAATTATCATGCTGAAAACTTTCTGTGAGCTTGGTGCGCCACTTAAAGAGTGCATGGGGCCTGGACTGTTGATTCATTTGCCATGGCATGCTCGGCTTGCCTTGGAGAGGTTTGTTTTATCTGACCAAAATGTAGCCCCATCACCGAAGCCTCAATATTTTGAGGTGCTTCTTCACAGGATTCTACAGACAGACAGCAAAGATATCATTGAAGCTATCCAAGGTTTATTACCTCTTGCTGAGAGGGCTAACGATCCTAGGGTGCAAGATCTTCTTTTGGGAAGCAATCTGTGTGATAGGTTGGCATTTCTGCTGCAGCGCAGAGAACCCGAAAACAACCAAGTGAGGTCTCAGACTGCCTTTCTGGTAATGAAATTGGCCTGCACCGGAGCAGAGCCATACATCCGTAGGTTCTTGGAGCTTAATATTGTGCACGAGCTCATTGCCATGATGCAGTCCTCTACCAATGACCTCCAGGATTCAGCATACCATGCTCTCCATCAGATCGTGTATGCAAAGGGAGGATCACTAGTCTTGCAGAGGTTTTTACAACTAGGAACTATAGAAAAATTGGTCAATCTGCTCGACCGTAAGTGCGTCAAGACAAAGGACCTCACGGTGCAACTTCTGGTGGACATTGTGGCAGTCGGAACCAAACCCTGCATACAAAGAATGCTCTCTTCCCAAGTCATCGAGAAACTTGTTTCCCTTGAGAAAGCAGGTGGGTCTTTCAGCGGGTCAGTGTCAAGATATATCCACGGATTGAACATGTGCGAGAATATCCAGTCTGCTGAGAGAGCAGTGATGAAGCAGCATATTTTGAGGAAAGTGAGATCGGCGGTGAGAGGGCATGATCTGGAGACGAGTCTAATTGCTTCTGTGGAGGTCTGCGTTTCTGAAGGCACAAAAGGAGCCAGCAGTAGCAGGAGAAACAAGTAG
- the LOC123136933 gene encoding uncharacterized protein, with the protein MLIDPVCGGRTHREATKKIPTRVTFSSSTPGPHPSPSLPPWSSGAPHSVLPAGGGSGRRRKATRFMAKSGARKDAAQVRPSATSPPPQHSPGATASSFASRSPQLLFYPGAPTRSSASPSTPPHLYPPLMESSSANPTWRPMYTSAPEGLLSFGQLPPMNPYNFQPQPMHHHEQGYQNMENLHFVGASPHDPFSTPPPPPHSNVSSQSAPTKVDSKKKKRKVKSVDADESGARTAYRLPYTPEEHERLAGAWLECSLNPIDGNGKKSEQFWDDIAALYNTATPSNRKRDRNQLKTEWQRTKKRLAAFHGEWIAVMGVYHSGHNSHDLQKMALEKYERNYHQPFQHLTMWEKIKDDSKWLASYKNMMAKKGNMTETDLPSNMINLEAEERPKAGRDKAKAERAGKGKSGGISQELGERLDKFIEVNNQSKEERQKVIDSQVLLSNQQLETAKINSLKHIRNWLGQFVV; encoded by the exons ATGCTAATCGATCCTGTGTGCGGCGGCCGGACGCATCGCGAAGCAACCAAGAAAATCCCCACCCGTGTGACTTTCTCTTCCTCCACGCCTGGGCCTCATCCTTCTCCCTCCCTGCCGCCTTGGAGCTCCGGCGCCCCGCACTCCGTCTTGCCGGCCGGCGGCGGCTCTGGCAGGCGGCGCAAAGCCACCAGATTCATGGCCAAGTCCGGTGCCCGTAAGGACGCCGCGCAAGTCCGGCCAtcggccacctcgccgccgccgcagcactcCCCCGGCGCCACAGCAAGCTCGTTCGCCAGCCGCTCTCCACAGCTTCTCTTCTACCCCGGCGCCCCGACAAGATCCTCGGCCAGCCCCTCGACACCGCCACACCTGTACCCGCCTCTCATGGAATCCTCCTCAGCCAACCCTACATG GAGGCCGATGTATACCTCTGCACCTGAAGGCCTGCTAAGTTTTGGACAATTACCGCCCATGAATCCTTACAATTTTCAACCTCAGCCAATGCACCATCATGAACAAGGATACCAAAATATGGAGAATTTGCACTTTGTTGGTGCTTCCCCACATGATCCCTTTTcaacaccaccgccaccaccgcactCTAATGTTTCATCTCAGTCTGCTCCCACCAAAGTTgattcaaagaaaaagaaaaggaaggtcAAGAGTGTAGATGCCGACGAATCGGGAGCAAGGACCGCATATCGTCTGCCCTATACACCCGAGGAACATGAGAGACTG GCAGGTGCTTGGCTGGAGTGTTCACTCAATCCCATTGATGGGAACGGAAAGAAGTCTGAGCAGTTTTGGGATGACATTGCTGCTCTATACAATACTGCCACACCAAGTAACCGCAAAAGAGATCGGAATCAGCTCAAGACGGAATGGCAAAGGACCAAGAAAAGGCTCGCCGCTTTCCACGGTGAGTGGATTGCCGTTATGGGAGTGTATCATAGTGGTCACAATAGTCATGACCTGCAAAAAATGGCGTTGGAGAAGTATGAACGGAACTATCACCAGCCTTTCCAACATTTAACTATGTGGGAAAAAATCAAGGATGATTCAAAATGGCTAGCCTCTTATAAAAACATGATGGCAAAAAAAGGAAACATGACAGAGACCGATCTCCCATCAAATATGATCAACTTGGAGGCCGAAGAGCGCCCAAAAGCTGGTCGTGATAAGGCTAAGGCTGAACGTGCTGGTAAAGGAAAGTCGGGAGGGATCTCGCAAGAGCTTGGAGAAAGGCTAGACAAGTTCATCGAGGTTAACAATCAATCGAAGGAGGAGCGCCAAAAGGTGATAGACAGCCAGGTTCTTTTATCAAATCAACAGCTTGAAACCGCAAAGATCAACAGCTTGAAGCATATTAGAAATTGGCTCGGTCAGTTTGTTGTGTAA